AGGGTCACGGGTCGAGTTTGAAATCCTCGCCGCCGGGCCGCCCCAGGCGCTGGATGCCGTGCAGGGCCTGCTCGACGATTTGCGTCGCGAAGGCGTTGAAGTCAGCGACGTGCGCGTCGACCAGCCTCAATTAGGCAATGCCCTGGAACGCGCTGAAAGCTACCTGGGCCTTGCCGGGCTGGCCGCCGTGCTGCTGGCAGGCGTGGCGGTGGCCATGTCCACCCGCCGCTATGTCGAGCGCCACCTGGACACCGCCGCGCTGCTGCGCTGTTTCGGGGCCAGCCAACACCAATTGGTGGTGATCTTCTCGATTCAACTCCTGGGCCTGGCCCTGGTCGCCTCATTGATTGGCGCCGTGTTGGGACTGGCCGGGCAGGCGCTGTTGCTGTGGCTGCTGGCCAGCTTCCTGCCGATGACGCTACCGCCCCCCGGCATCATGCCGCTCGGCCTGGGCGTGTTGACGGCCTTCGCGGTGCTGGTCGGCTTTGCCGGGCCCACGCTGCTGCGCATCAAGCGCGTAAGCGCCCTCAAGGTACTGCGCCGCGAGCTGGACCCGCTGCCACCCTCCGCATGGCTGGTGGTCGGCGTGGCCAGCCTGGTGTTTGGCGGCCTGCTGTGGCTGTATTCAGGCAGTCTGCCGCTGGCACTGGCGTTGTTGGTCGGCGGCGCGGCCTTGCTTGGCGTGCTGTGGGGCATCAGCATGCTCCTGCTGAATGGCGTATTGCGCGGGGTACAGGCGCTCTCGGGCAAAGGCCCCTGGTCTCAGGCGCTGCGCCTGGGCGGGCGCCAGTTGGGGCGGCGTCGGCAGGCCGGGCTCGGCCAGCTGATGGCGTTTTCGGTGACCTTCTTCGCCATGGCGATGATTGTCCTGGTACGCGGCGACCTGCTCAACACCTGGCAGAACCAACTGCCCGACGACACGCCCAACTACTTCGCGATCAACATTCAGCCCAGCGAGCGCGACGACTTCGAAGACGTCGTCAGCCCGCGCGCCGAAGCGCAAAGTGAACTCTACCCCATGGTGCGTGGCCGGGTGATCTCGATCAACGACCAGGACCCACGTGAAGCGGTACGCCCCGACGCCCGCGGCGACAACTCCCTGCGCCGCGAGCTCAACCTCACCTGGCAGGCCGAGGTGCCTGAAGGCAACGAGATCGTCGCAGGGGAATGGTTTGCAAGCGAAGAGGGCGCCGATCAACCGCAAGGCTGGATGAGCGAGGTAGACGCCACGGCGCAATCCGCGCCGGTGCCCATTTCCGTGGAAGACGGCCTGGCCGAACGGCTCGGGCTGACGCTGGGCGACCAGATCACCTTCGCCGTGGGGAGCGATGAAATCACTACTGAGATCACCAGCCTGCGCAGCCTCAACTGGGATACCTTCCGGCCCAATTTCTTCGTGATCTTCCCGCCGGATGTGCTGGAATCGTTCGGCCACAGCTATATCACCGCCTTCTACCTGCCGGAAGACGAGCAGGGCCTGATCAATCAACTGGTGCGGGACTTCCCCGGCGTCTCGCTGCTTAACGTCGAGGCGATTCTGGGGCAGGTGCGTGATGTGCTGACCCAGGTCACCCGCGCGGTCGAACTGGTGCTGATACTCGTGCTGATGGCCGGGGTGAGCGTGCTCTACGCCGCACTGACCGCCAGTCGACCGGTGCGTGCCCACGAAAGCGGCCTGCTGCGCGTGTTCGGGGCAGGGCAGACGATGATCTCGCGGGTGCAAGGCGCCGAGTTCGCGCTGCTCGGGTTTGCCAGCGGGCTACTCGGCGCGGCCCTGGCCGAACTGGCCACCGCCGTGCTGTATCTCTACCTGCTGGATTTACCACCCCGGCCGCACCCCGGGCTATGGCTCGCAATGCCCATCGGCGGCGCGCTACTCATCGGCGTAATCGGCCACAGCCTCTCCCGCAGCCTGCGCCAACAAGCCCCCGCGGCAAGTTTAGGGTTATTGGGGGAGGCGTAGCACCCAGCCTCCCACCCTACGCCACATGAGCGCGATTCATCTGCATCCTGATGCGGATTCGATGAAACTCGCGCTCGGCTGAGGTATCATGGGCGCCTACTCTTTCATGACCGCCCCTTCGTACGAGGTTCTCCGCCGATGTTCAGCCGCGATATGACAATTGCCGGATTTGATGATGTGCTTTATGACGCCATGCAGAAAGAAGTGGCCCGCCAGGAAGCCCACATCGAGCTAATCGCTTCCGAAAACTACGCAAGCCCCCGCGTACTGGAAGCCCAGGGCAGCCAGCTGACCAACAAATACGCCGAAGGCTACCCCGGCAAGCGCTACTACGGCGGCTGTGAATTCGTCGACATCGCCGAAAACCTCGCTATCGATTATGCCAAAGATCTGTTCGGCGCGACCTACGTCAACGTGCAGCCGCACTCCGGCTCCCAGGCCAACAGCGCCGTGTTCCAGGCGCTGGTCAAGCCGGGCGACACCATTCTGGGCATGAGCCTGGACGCCGGTGGCCACCTGACCCACGGCGCCAAGCCGAACTTCTCCGGCAAGCACTACAACGCCATCCAGTACGGCCTCAACGAGCAAGGGCTGATCGACTACGACCAGGTCGCTAATCTGGCTCGCGAGCACAAGCCCAAAATGATCATTGCAGGCTTCTCCGCCTACTCGCAAATTGTCGACTGGGCCAGGTTCCGCGAGATCGCCGACGAAGTGGGTGCTTACCTACTGGTGGATATGGCCCACGTCTCCGGCCTGGTCGCAGCGGGCGTTTACCCAAGCCCCTTGCCCCACGCCCACGTGGTCACCTCCACCACGCACAAGACCCTGCGCGGCCCGCGTAGCGGCGTGATTCTCTCCGCCGAAAACGACGCGGATATCGAGAAAAAACTGCAATCCGCCGTCTTCCCCGGCGGCCAGGGCGGCCCGTTGATGCACGTCATCGCCGCCAAGGCCATCTGCTTCAAGGAAGCCATGGCGCCCGAGTTCAAGACCTACCAGCAGCAAGTGGTCAAGAACGCCCAGGCAATGGCGGGCGTGTTTATCGAGCGCGGCTACGACATCGTCTCCGGCGGCACCGAAGATCACCTCTTCCTGCTCTCGTTGATCAAACAGGGTGTGACCGGCAAAGACGCCGACGCCGCCCTCGGCCGTGCGCACATCACCGTCAACAAGAACGCCGTGCCCAACGACCCGCAAAGCCCGTTCGTCACCTCCGGCCTGCGCATTGGCACGCCCGCCGTGACCACGCGCGGTTTTGGTGAAAAAGAGTGCAGCGACCTGGCCGGCTGGATCTGCGACATCCTCGACGTACTCGCTGACGGCTCCGACACCGCCGCCATCGAAGCCGAGGTCAAAGCCAAAGCCGCCGCGGTATGCGACAAGTTCCCGGTTTATAAGTAAGCCATCACCTGATCGCCCAATTCATTGGGCGATCAGGCCACCTACCATAAGTCACCCTCGGTGGCTTGATCCTTCTGATCGCGCGATGAATTGCGTTCCCTGTTGTGTTCCTTGACCACGACCCAATACTTCTGGATGTGCTCAGGTTCTCGAAACTCGCTGTGATAAACTTCAGTTATCCAGCAAGGAGCGCCTATGGCCAGCCACATTCACAGCCGTCACGACCACAGTTACAAGCTGCTTTTCTCACATCCCGAGATGGTTAAAGACCTGCTCACCGGGTTCGTGAAAGAGGCCTGGGTGGAACAGATCGATTTCTCGACGCTCGAAAAAGTAAGCGGTTCTTACATTACCGACGAGCTACGCGACCGCGAGGACGACATTATCTGGCGCGTGCGCTGGGGCGATGGCTGGCTCTACGTTTATCTTTTGCTGGAATTTCAATCCAGTGAAGACAAGCACATGGCCGTGAGGATAATGAGCTACCTGGGGCTGCTTTATCAGGATCTGATTCGGCAAAAAGCCTTTGCCCCCAGTGGTAAGCTGCCTCCCGTTTTGCCCGTGGTGCTCTACAATGGAGAAGAACGCTGGACAGCGGCACAAAATGTGGCTGATCTGGTCGAATGGGTACCGGGCGGGTTAGAGCGCTACCGTCCTAATCTCGAGTACCTACTGTTGGACGAAGGCGCCATCGTTAACGACCCTGAATGGTCGGATAGAATGCGCAACGTAGCCGCCGCGCTCTTCCGGTTGGAGCACAACCGCGACGAGCAAGACATGCTGGACGTGTTGGGCAGTCTGGTAGAATGGCTTAAAGCCTCAGAGCAGACGGCGTTGCGTCGAGCATTTGTGGTATGGATACGCCGAGTACTGCTGCCTAACCGGGCGCCCGAGATGGAGTTGCCCGAGTTCAACGACTTACATGAGCTACATGAGGTACATCACATGTTGGCAGAACGCATTAAGCAATGGCCGGAACGCTGGGAAGAAAAAGGACGTTTGGAAGGTCGCCAAGAAGGTCGCCAAGAAGGTCGCCTCGATGAAGCGCGCGATAACCTTCGCTCGCTAGTGAAGCTTAAATTTAGCGACGTGCCCTCATGGGTAGAAGCTCGGATTGAACAGGCGGAGCATGATCAGCTTAAAACCTGGATGCGCGATACGCTGTTTGCGGAACATCTGAGCGACATATTCAAGTAAGCTCCCTGCCACGTGGTGAAAACGCTTGGCTTGGCGTGATCGCTGGTCGATAAAGGGCCGTATGAGTGACTGGTGGGGAGAGATACCATGTATTCAATTGAATTCGAAGCAGATATTAAAAACGGCGTGGTGACGATTCCGCCTGAATACGACGAACTTCAAAACCATCATGCGCATATTGTGGTGATGGTGAAAGACAGCCTCATTAAGGAGCTGCCTGCATCAACATTAGATTTTAGTGGTGCTGGGATAAGCGCGTTTAAAGAACAGGGTGCCGTTGAGCTTCAAAGGGAAATGCGGGATGAATGGTAAATATCTACTTGATTCAAATGCAATTCTCTTGCGACGCCAAACTTTGCAATGAACAGCTATAAGCTGCCTCTATAGTCAGAGCCAGCATTATCATTAGGTGGCCATACCATGAGATTGAATGCTCACGAAATCCAGATAATCAAAGCATCGGACAAGGCAGTTTTCGGGCCCCAGGCAGAGGTCTCGCTGTTTGGTTCAAGAACGGATGATAATGCTAAAGGCGGTGATATCGACTTGTTTGTCCGTTAATTACGTCGTTGAACACCCCGCATGGGACGCCGTTCAGCTGCAGGCAAAAATTATCAAGCAATTGGGTGACAGGAAAATAGACGTGCTTCTGGACGCACCCAATATGTCGAAAGCTGCCATTCATCAGGTTGCCAAGTCGCAAGGGATAGCATTGTGAATTTATCCCCAGAGAGCCAAGAAAGACTGAGGTTTTTGAGCCGAGTAGTCGATAAAGAGATCAGGCATCTAGAATAT
This window of the Halomonas sp. SH5A2 genome carries:
- a CDS encoding ABC transporter permease, whose translation is MSNLNARLALRSLKRDLRAADVRALFVALMLAVAASTMIAFFLDRLDRGLERQASQMLGGDVVLEQRDPFSEELRTRLEDAGFALSDQVDLVSMISRGDRFQPASLKAVDDTYPHYGSSRVDLGNGIEQVASGPAAGEAWADPRLAQLIDIEIGDSVQVGQAELTISGIIEREADQSGGFGSFNPRLMLNTADLDATGLVQQGSRVEFEILAAGPPQALDAVQGLLDDLRREGVEVSDVRVDQPQLGNALERAESYLGLAGLAAVLLAGVAVAMSTRRYVERHLDTAALLRCFGASQHQLVVIFSIQLLGLALVASLIGAVLGLAGQALLLWLLASFLPMTLPPPGIMPLGLGVLTAFAVLVGFAGPTLLRIKRVSALKVLRRELDPLPPSAWLVVGVASLVFGGLLWLYSGSLPLALALLVGGAALLGVLWGISMLLLNGVLRGVQALSGKGPWSQALRLGGRQLGRRRQAGLGQLMAFSVTFFAMAMIVLVRGDLLNTWQNQLPDDTPNYFAINIQPSERDDFEDVVSPRAEAQSELYPMVRGRVISINDQDPREAVRPDARGDNSLRRELNLTWQAEVPEGNEIVAGEWFASEEGADQPQGWMSEVDATAQSAPVPISVEDGLAERLGLTLGDQITFAVGSDEITTEITSLRSLNWDTFRPNFFVIFPPDVLESFGHSYITAFYLPEDEQGLINQLVRDFPGVSLLNVEAILGQVRDVLTQVTRAVELVLILVLMAGVSVLYAALTASRPVRAHESGLLRVFGAGQTMISRVQGAEFALLGFASGLLGAALAELATAVLYLYLLDLPPRPHPGLWLAMPIGGALLIGVIGHSLSRSLRQQAPAASLGLLGEA
- the glyA gene encoding serine hydroxymethyltransferase, with product MFSRDMTIAGFDDVLYDAMQKEVARQEAHIELIASENYASPRVLEAQGSQLTNKYAEGYPGKRYYGGCEFVDIAENLAIDYAKDLFGATYVNVQPHSGSQANSAVFQALVKPGDTILGMSLDAGGHLTHGAKPNFSGKHYNAIQYGLNEQGLIDYDQVANLAREHKPKMIIAGFSAYSQIVDWARFREIADEVGAYLLVDMAHVSGLVAAGVYPSPLPHAHVVTSTTHKTLRGPRSGVILSAENDADIEKKLQSAVFPGGQGGPLMHVIAAKAICFKEAMAPEFKTYQQQVVKNAQAMAGVFIERGYDIVSGGTEDHLFLLSLIKQGVTGKDADAALGRAHITVNKNAVPNDPQSPFVTSGLRIGTPAVTTRGFGEKECSDLAGWICDILDVLADGSDTAAIEAEVKAKAAAVCDKFPVYK
- a CDS encoding Rpn family recombination-promoting nuclease/putative transposase, which produces MASHIHSRHDHSYKLLFSHPEMVKDLLTGFVKEAWVEQIDFSTLEKVSGSYITDELRDREDDIIWRVRWGDGWLYVYLLLEFQSSEDKHMAVRIMSYLGLLYQDLIRQKAFAPSGKLPPVLPVVLYNGEERWTAAQNVADLVEWVPGGLERYRPNLEYLLLDEGAIVNDPEWSDRMRNVAAALFRLEHNRDEQDMLDVLGSLVEWLKASEQTALRRAFVVWIRRVLLPNRAPEMELPEFNDLHELHEVHHMLAERIKQWPERWEEKGRLEGRQEGRQEGRLDEARDNLRSLVKLKFSDVPSWVEARIEQAEHDQLKTWMRDTLFAEHLSDIFK